The DNA window AAAGAACAGAATCAGGTTTGTTCATAATGAACAGTTTGATAATGGAAGCAAATTTTTCAGGAGGCAAAGATAATGCGGCGATTGGATCATCCTAATATTGTTCGCTTCTATGGAGTAGCTGCACAAGAGGAACCTGTCATGATTCTGTTAGAACTTGCCGTTAACGGTTGCATGAAAGTGATTATTTACCTTCAGATAGTAGCGCAAATTTGACAGGACTTGATCCTGCACTCGTTGGGTGAAACGAGTGAAGGGTAGTGGGAAGGGGTTTCGCAACGTCTGCAGAACCATGAATCGAAAATGCTGAATTGAACGCAGTGATACACCTTAAAATGACTAATGAACAAACATCATTCCAATCTTTACTCTTTACCTGACTTCGCTGGGTGTGGAGCACTCAGCCTGCTCAGGAACTAAATACTTTGCTACTTGGTAAACTCATTATCGCCTGATCTGCTCAGGTAACCACCACAAGTAGCGACATTACGGTTACCGTTAGGTCAAATGTGGTGCTTGGTGCAGTGCGCAAGCGGGTGTGTTCGAGCAGCAAGGTGCAGTGTACCTGTGGGGTGGTGTAAGGGGGACTAGGTGGGACCACTGTTAGCTTCACTCAAGCCGCAGCAAGAGTCACCGTCGGTCTTAGTCACAACACTACGCCTCGAAGCTACGTATAACGACTAAACCTTTTCTGTCTTGACTGCAAGGATGTGCTCTCATACCAGGTGAAGTTTCTCCACCTATCTATTCAGGCTTACTTCCGTAAAACTGAAGTACCAGTGGAGCAGAAGCTAAAGTTCGCAACGGATGCATGCCGAGGAATGTGCTACTTATCGGGCGCAAAGGTCTTCttgaaattaaaggcatcactccacgaatctgaggtgattttaggtggagtattcgtatacgggataatagattatgaagagggggaggggggaggtgattccgtccatttcctcctaattgccgtaaaaaacggcccggaagatacggcttcgggcgttctggcgcactattttccagaaggagttcgactggagcgcgccagccttgtgcggcgccgaatcttccggggcgttttttacggcaattaagaagaaatttacggaatcaccctcctctccataatctactatccattataagaatactccacttgaaatatgcaccacctcagattcgtggggtgatgcctttaagttccctttaggaggaaaaaaaaagaaaaaaaaaacgtgtttcAATTTGGTTCCAGGTCATTCACCGTGATCTCGCTGCCAGAAATTGTCTTCTTGGACCTAGCAATGAAGTAAAAATTGCGGACTTTGGTCTTTCGGTAATGGATAAGAGCGAATTGCGGTTAGACAAATTGGAAAAGGTACCGGTTAGATGGCTGTCTCCTGAAACCCTGACTGAGGTAGGTGTCGATAGGTTTGCGTAACTCCTATATCGAGGAAGAGTGTTTCGTGTACTGGCAAAAGTGCCTAGTCAGGGTGTCTTCACCACAAAAACTGATGTGTGGAGTTTCGGCGTATTGATGTGGGAGATCTATGCGAGCTGTAAATCCGATCCATTTCCTGGTCTTAACAACGCTCGTGCCAGAGAGCTTATCACCGGACAGACACCGCCAATGGGGCCACCTCCCAATTCGCCACCAATCGTGAAGCAAATAATGGATTTGTGTTTCGTCAAGGTGATGCTAACCTTTAAAATTTGCTATTATAGTCGTAAGTAGATGTTGAGATTTTCCAGGATCCTAATGCTCGTCCGGATTTCACAGCCATTCTTGTCTTACTTGCTCCATCTGAAGCTCCACCAGAGTCAGTAAGAATGAGCACAACAGCTTCTCCTGGACCTATTTCAGAAAAACGTTAAAGAATACATTGCACCTATCGGAAGGTTATTTCTAAGAGGTGTTCAACAAAGATGCATCAGACTTAACTACATCATATTTTACTTTGATTCATGCACCTTATATTCACTGATAGTACGTGATATCCAATCTTGTTCTACGAATAGGGGATTTTAGGGAAGTTTAAGATTTCTAATCTCTGCTCTTGTACTTACGCTTCTGAAATAAAGGCTTCGGTTAATGGCTGTTTGGCGAAGTACTAGGAGGTTTCCCTAATATCGTAAATAAACTAATTTGTAGGTCAGTGATGACAATAATTATTGACAGAACTGATGTCTTCTGAGTAACAGCAGCCGTCTTGCCGTTGAACTGCTAGGCTACACACAAGTGACCACGTTAGCTTCATCCTTCCATCGATTCGGGATAACTGAATCCCCGTGGAGGCGTCTTAGTCTCGAACTGTCCGTATTTTGTTCCGCAATTTCGTCGAGTGTTATTGGCGTACCAATCTGATCGTTCGGTTCAAGCCAGACTTCATTCTTCTGATGTTTTTTCGCTTGTTTTCACTTATCAACAAATATGAAAAGTACTGGCATCTTCTGTGGAATTGAACTTGGATTTTCCTGAcacctttcgttttttttaaataggttGAAATACTGATATTGGAAGACTAAACAGCTTTCTTCCTGCATGCGTCATTTCTACACTTAAACTTGGTTTCAGACCTATATTCTTTCAATAGcccacaatttgaaaacattcgaagtatgagtttttgttgtttatttaacCAACAAACAGCGCAGAAGGGCGGGTGTGATACAGGCAGTTAGAGGtccattgtagccacacgaTCTTCCGAATgttttttcgacgaatcgcaagcggAGCGGGACGTAACTGCTGCGCATTGCAAGAGAAGCCGTCGTAGAATACAACGTTccggtcgtccgtttacactaatacagggagagatgaacggaatcactctcttccccacaatctacgaccccgtgtagggattacccacctgaaacccgtaccaccccatgttcgtagagtgatgcctttaataagcTGGTCTAAGACAATCCGCTCCACAAAATTGTACGTAAATGAGATTTCTCCATAGTTTGAAAGATCCCTGACAGATGACTTCTTGGATACCAATTACATATGATAGCGTGTTTCCACGAATCAGGCATGCTTTCGTCGATCCATCTTGAATGGAATCATGAATCCATTTTCTTCATCTCGCGAATCGCAGACGGAGCAAAATATCTCTGCATTTCTGCTCTAACTCCGTCGTGTCCACCAGATCTTCCATCTTCCACCTTTTGGATGCaaaccagaacctccgactcagTCGGTGGtccctcgttaaccgcatatgtcgccCAATGAATGTGATCGAGTTTAAAAGATGACTGCGTTTGTTAGTTCAACAACGTCTTGACGTGTTCCCTCCCAGTTGGTAGAGTTGCTCCATAGACAGTGGTttattggcagtgttgaggactggaaaagaaatttgatgtTGGCGTGATACTGTTTCAGTAAAGCATTGGGCTTTTTGTGGGTTCTCTTCCTctcacgccttctcaaactcctttGCTTTTGACGTCCATTCCTTGTCCGAGTGAGGAATGTTTTCGTCAGAaggaagctgaagtttgagagttctcatcttccaatcgcgctgctcttcaggcgtcaAAGAGTTTACACTTACCATGTAAGCTGATGGTGTCGATGATTGCTTTCAAAAGTGGGTAGAAATGATGAGGTCCGTCTGTCAAACTTCCAAATAACCAAGTTTGATGTCCTTTCGATACATGAGTGTCCGTGGAAGTTTGCGCCGGACGGACAATTTTGCGCTTTATGTAGTAGCAGATCAGTCCTAAACCTGATGCTTTACGGGATTTCAAGAGGTTCTTATCAGTATCTGTTATATGACACGACGAAAAGATCTGTCCCGTCGAGGGACTGCTTCAAACAACGTGTAGTGCATGACGGCTGTTGCATCTCGACATCCCACTTCTTCTGTAAGCTGTTTCATGCGATGGTAGAGACTGTGTAAACGTGGTATTGTTCGAAAGGTCTTTTTGTGATTAATCGTCGCAGGCGCGGTTCACGTGTCTTCGAGCTTTGTGGGGGAAGGATTAAGTGAACCGGATTACTGGGTACCAACTTCACCTCAATACCCATCAAAAATTATGAGCTCATAGCATCTAAATGTTTCGTGGTTTCCCGAGTAAAAAAGTGTTTCCATCACTGTATTGTACTACTTTACTATTAacttattgttattatcataCTTTAGATTTTCTCATTCAGTTTGTCTAGTTTATCTTGCCACTATCTTATTTCACCTGACCTGTAAAAGCAATATTCGAAACTTTAGtcacaaaacaaatttttactctgttaatttctatttcaaaCACAGTAAAACGATCGAGTTACATCCACTGcaattcgtatgcgggatcatCGGCACGCTTGAGAGGAGGAGGTTTCCCTACTGGAATATCCTTATCTGAAAGAGGCAAATTAGTGGTTCTACAGTACA is part of the Necator americanus strain Aroian chromosome V, whole genome shotgun sequence genome and encodes:
- a CDS encoding hypothetical protein (NECATOR_CHRV.G20566.T1); the encoded protein is MSKVKATKRKSTVRRNSGSTDRRHKKSASSTSRTRLQKSTEAIDSATDKLSKQIDKELTKHIWFHGVMPRSDCEEVLKNDGEFLVRRTTVAKVTTYCISVRCGGEMKHIPVAHENGMWILLDDKKPSLVELIDLYVSQKKPIPPSNSVLTKPRPRPEYFFLHKDVTLGKKLGRGAFGEVFAGKLKLKTGQEVDVAVKTARAQHLKKAQLNAFVREAKIMRRLDHPNIVRFYGVAAQEEPVMILLELAVNGCMKAYFRKTEVPVEQKLKFATDACRGMCYLSGAKVIHRDLAARNCLLGPSNEVKIADFGLSVMDKSELRLDKLEKVPVRWLSPETLTEGVFTTKTDVWSFGVLMWEIYASCKSDPFPGLNNARARELITGQTPPMGPPPNSPPIVKQIMDLCFVKDPNARPDFTAILVLLAPSEAPPESVRMSTTASPGPISEKR